In Macaca fascicularis isolate 582-1 chromosome X, T2T-MFA8v1.1, one DNA window encodes the following:
- the PRRG1 gene encoding transmembrane gamma-carboxyglutamic acid protein 1 isoform X2 — MGRVFLTGEKANSVLKRYPRANGFFEEIRQGNIERECKEEFCTFEEAREAFENNEKTKEFWSTYTKAQQGESNRGSDWFQFYLTFPLIFGLFIILLVIFLIWRCFLRNKTRRQTVTEGHIPFPQHLNIITPPPPPDEVFDSSGLSPGFLGYVVGRSDSVSTRLSNCDPPPTYEEATGQVNLQRSETEPHLDPPPEYEDIVNSNSASAIPMVPVVTTIK; from the exons ttttcctcACGGGAGAAAAAGCCAATTCCGTATTAAAACGCTACCCAAGAGCTAATGggttttttgaagaaataagacAGGGCAACATTGAGCGTGAGTGCAAAGAAGAATTCTGTACATTTGAAGAAGCAAGAGAAgcttttgaaaataatgaaaaaact AAGGAGTTTTGGAGCACCTACACAAAAGCGCAACAAGGGGAGAGTAACCGAGGAAGTGACTGGTTTCAATTTTACCTTACCTTTCCATTAATCTTTGGCCTCTTCATTATCCTCCTTGTCATTTTCCTAATCTGGAGATGCTTCCTAAGAAACAAAACTCGTAGACAGACAGTGACTGAAGGCCACATTCCTTTCCCTCAGCACCTTAATATTATCACCCCACCCCCCCCACCAGATGAAGTGTTTGACAGCAGTGGATTGTCTCCAGGCTTTCTGGGATACGTAGTTGGGCGCTCAGATTCCGTCTCTACTCGCCTGTCCAATTGTGATCCCCCACCAACCTATGAGGAAGCCACTGGCCAGGTGAACCTGCAGAGGAGTGAAACAGAACCTCATTTAGACCCACCCCCGGAGTATGAGGACATAGTCAACTCCAACTCAGCCAGTGCCATTCCTATGGTGCCTGTGGTCACCACCATCAAATGA